In Serratia liquefaciens ATCC 27592, the genomic stretch CTGTTTGCCACATGGTTAGCACAACTTCGTGCATGAGAAGCTCTGTGTGCCAAGGATCTTGCAATATCCAAAACTCTTGTCCTCGATGATGAATGAGATATTAGTTCCTCCTTAAACAGATACACCTGGATAACTCGTTCTTCGCTGCCAAAGCTATCAGGGGGCGTTCAACTATAAGGCAGGGAATGTACCGGACCGGTGGCTCTCTTCAATAGCTATAGCTATGGAGTGTCTAATTTGCTCATCGCGCCCGATATGTACTGATAAGCGCATTCGTAATGCAAAAATCGTAGGTTCGATTACAGAGAATGAAATCGCCCGCCAATTCGCTCAATAACCGCTCCAGCATCAACCCCAAGCAACCGGGTAATCACAGCAAACTCCACCACATCCAGCTTGCGCTCGCCGTTTTCAACCTTGGCGATAAACGACTGCGGGCGTCCCAGCGCTTCGGTCAGGTTGGCCTGAGTGATGCCTTTTTCCATACGTGATACCCACACCAGCGCAAGAAAAGTGAGCTGCGGGTGGGTGCATAACAGGGCAGCGAACCTAACGCCGATTCAACCAAGGCAGCATACGCACCAGCGCATTGTCCTTAACGATATAGTGATGGAACAGCGCTGCGGCGGCATGCAGCCCGATCAGCCAATAGCCGAAAGCCGCCAGCGTCTTATGCCAGCCGATAATCGTCCGCGCCTGCGGCCGGTCGGCAATCTCGGCGAAGGGCATCGGCAAGCCGAATAAAAACCACTCTTTCCCCCCCAAATAGCGGGAATAGACGCCCAGAATCGGCAACGTCAGCAGCAGCAGGTAAATTAGGCTGTGTACCAGATGGGCTACGCCAGTTTGCCATTTTGCCGGTTTCGGCTCGATAGCGGGGCTGGTGTGGCGCCAGCGTAGAAACAAGCGGGCGATCATCAGAACAAATACCGTCACTCCGCAACTGAAATGGGTCACCACCAGCACGTACCACACCGGGGTGCCCGGTACGGCAAGCCCTCTCAGCTCAATCGTCGTGCAGGTCACGACCAGCAGGATCGCCACCAGCCAGTGCAGACGGATCTGCATCGGCATATAAGAGTTCTGCACCGGGTTACCTTTTGATGTTAAATCACAGTGTTGATGAGAGTAACCAAATGTTACAGGAGAGGAAAGCGCCGGATGAGAATTTCATCCGGCGGAATGCCGGTGTGGCACCCAACGCGGGTGCCACACTTTCACTCAGTTGATCTTGGCCTTGGCAAAGTCGCTGCCGTTAACGTCAACCACATAGCCGCTGACGTTGCTGCGGGTGGCGTAGAACACCTTGCCGTTAGCCAGCGGCAGCAGCGGAGCCTGCTGGGCAAAAATCACCTGTGCCTGCTGATAAAGCTTGGCACGTTCGGCCGGGACGCTAACCTTAATCGCCTGCTGGATCAGCTTGTCGTAGCTGCTGTCGCACCAGCGTGCCGCGTTGGCACCGGTTTGCACGCCGGCGCAGTTGAGCAGGGTAGCGAAGTTGTCCGGGTCGCCGTTATCCGACATCCAGCCATACAGCGCGCTCTGCTGTTCCCCTTTGCGCAACCCGGCCAGATACTGGCCCCATTCCCAGGTGACGATTTTGGCTTTTACGCCCACTTTCGCCCAGTCGTTTTGGATCATCTGAGCGATGCGGCGTGAATTCGGGTTGTAAGGGCGGGCTACCGGCATCGACCAGATGTCGGTCTCAAACCCTTTCTCCAGCCCGGCCTGCTTGAGCAGTTCACGCGCTTTTTCCGGGTTGTAAGCGTATTCGGGCAGTTTGTCGTTATAGCCCAGCATGCCCGGCGGCAGTATCGAATAGGCCGGCGTGCCGCTGTCTTTGAATACCGCCGCAACGATGGCCTTTTTGTCCACCGCATAGCTCAGAGCCTGGCGTACCAACACGTTGTCGAACGGCTTCTTCTGGGTGTTGAACGCCAGATAGCCGACGTTCAGGCCGTCGATGTTGTGCAACTGCAGGTTTTTGTCGCTCTTGATGGCGTCAAACTGCTCCGCCAGCGGGGCAGGGATAATCTGACACTCGTTGGTTTTCAGCTTGGCCAGCCGGGTTTCCGGGTTTGGCGTAATGGAGAAAATCAGGTGTTTGCTGGCCACTTCGCCCTGCCAGTAATGCGGGTTGGCGATGTAGCGGATCAGCGAGTCCTGTTTGTACTGCTGCAGCGCAAACGGACCGGTGCCGATCGGCCAGTTATCGACATATTCCGGGGTGCCTTTTTTCAGCATGGCATCGGCATATTCGGCGGAAAGGATCGAGGCGAAGTCCATCGTCCAGTCGGCGAGGAACGCGGCGTTAGGCTGGCTCAGCGTAAAGCGCACGTGGTCGTTATCCACCGCCTCCACTTTGGTGATCAGCTTGTCCAGCCCGGTGTCGGTGAAGTACTCGTAGTTGCCGCCGGACACCTTGTGATACGGATGATTGGGGTCCTTTTGACGCATCACGGTGAACACCACGTCCTCGGCGTTGAAGTCGCGCGTCGGGGTGAAGTATTTGTTGCTGTTGAATTTCACGCCCTTGCGCAGCGTAAAGGTGTAGGTTTTGCCATCCGGACTGATGGTCCACTCGGTCGCCAGTGAGGGCGCCGGGGTTTTATCGCTTTCACGCAGCGTCAGCAGGCGGTTGTACAGCACCTGCGAGGTGGCGATAAAGGTGGTGCCGGAGCTGGAAAGCTGCGGGTTGAAAGATTCGGGCGAGGCTACGGTGCAGTAGACCAGGGTATCCGTGGCGGCCAGTGCGTTGCCCGTCGTCAACAGGCCGGTTCCTGCCAACAACAGACCCGCAGTGCTTTGTTTTAAACGCATAAAATGGATGGCTCCCTCAGGTTGATTGAGGACACTGCCGCCGCGGTGGCATTCAGGCAGCCCTCAATTTAAATATAAGTGATTGATCGCGAATATGGGAACTGAGGAATGACGATTGTTCGACGGTCGCAGAACGGTCGGGCGTCAAGATAGCCGATGAAATTGTATGCTTAGGTAAATAACCCCGGTTTTTCGGTTGTCTGACAAAAATGTTATCGACGAGTCACTTTGGGGTCAGCAACCCCCACTTAGAATCACCTCACCAGGCAGAACCTGGTCTGGTCAATCTAATGAGGTGGTTATATGAAAGCGATTAAATATGTCATGGCGGCGTTTATCCTGGCGGTGGTGTCCACCAGCAGCTTTGCGGCCAACAGCGTCAGTTCCGAGCAGGGGCTGACTAAACTCGGCGTGGTCTCCGCCAGCGGAGCACTGACGCTCTCAGGTCTGGAAAAGCAATTGGCGAAGAAAGCCGATCAGGCTGGGGCCAGTTCATACCGCATTATTTCCGCCAGCGGAGGCAATAAACTGCACGGCGTAGCGGTAATTTACCAATAATGGCAGGTGCATGCCGTTAGACCGGGGCGGTACTTGTTTTTACCGCCCCAGAAGGTTTCTGTTTTGTTGGTTTGTAGCCCTCATCCTCCGTCACTTAACCCTCGGTCATTCCTCAAGCGCACTCTCCCCGTCAATTAAGTTTGCAGCATGAACAGGTTGTTCTATATTCATGAAAATGATAATAAGTGTTATTATCATTTTCATTTGTAACCAAACCGAAACATCTTCAGTGCGTTGCCCTGGCCTTGGAAAAGGTGGCTGCGCCGTCTCGCTTTACGTGCGCCAGGGAGGTCAAGCACGCCAACCACAACACAATAATAAGGATCACGCCGGGCAGCCCTTGGGCTGGTCATCCAACCGTGTCCGCCATTTACCCCGCTTTTGGCCGTTATCGGCGGCAGCGGGGTTTTCGCTTCCGTTGTTTCAACATTTGTTTATGGCTTATCAAAGGTAGGTAACATGTCGGAAACTGTTTTGGCTACTGAATGGCTGCCGCTGACACCGGCGCAGTTAGACTTCTGGGACGAATTTACCTTGCACCCCGGACAGCCTTTTTCCACCGTCGCTCACGTCACCGAACTACGCGGCGCGGTAGATGAAGAGGCGCTGTGTCGGGCTATCACTCAGACGATGGCGGAAACGCAGGCGTTTGCATTGCGTTTTCGCGGCGGCACTGGCGAGAGCTTGCCGCAGCAACGTTACGATCCCCAGGCAATACCGCAACTTAATCGCCTAGATCTTCAGGCACAGCCCGATCCCTACCAGACCGCGATGCGGCTGATGCAGGCGGATGTCGATCAACCACTGGATCTATGCAGCCAGCCGGTGGCCGCGGTGTGGTTGATCAGGCTGGGGCCTTCGCGTTTTATTTGGTACATGCGCGCCCATCATATTGTGATTGATGGCTTTGGCATGGCGTTGGTTGAACATCGTTGTGCCGCGCTGTATGCGCATTTCCTCGACGACAGCGCGGCAGGGCACGCATTGGGCGAAATTCGTGCTTTTCAGCACCATGAACTGGCCTATGCGGCTTCTGAACGCTGCGCTAAAGACCGGTATTTTTGGCAGCGGTATTTGCCACCGTCGCAGACCTTGCCAACGGTGCGCAAAGGCGGCAGGGAATATGGCGTGAAATCCCTGAGTACCAGCACGCCGTTGCCGGAGGAGATCCCGCAGCGGTTGCGTTGGCTGTCGGAACGTAGTGGTATCGGTTGGCCCGATCTGTTGCTTTCCCTGTCCGCCGCCTGGCTGTTCTTTACCTTGCCGCCGTTGCCGCATGATAAGGGCGATTCGCGCACCATGTGGATGCCGGTGATGAACCGCCGCAGCAGCCAGGCCACCAATACGCCGGCGCTGGCGGTCAATACGCTGCCGCTTTTGGTATCGCTGCGTGCGGAAGAGACTTTGGGCCATTTTCTGTCGGGCATGGCGAAGATGCTGCGTGAGCTGCGCAGCCACGCAGGTTACCGTCTGCGGCACATTGCCGCAGATCGCGGTGTGACGCCGGCCTCTCGTTTGTTTATCTCGCCGTTTATCAACGTCCAGCCGTTTGATCCCGCCGGTTTCAGCGGCTGCACCTGTACGCGACGGGTACTGGCAGGAGGATCTGGCGACGGCGCTAACCTGACCTTCCGCGGGCGCACCGATGCTGGCGATCTGCACCTGGATATCGATGTTTACGTGCAGCAGTTTGCCTGCGATGGGATCGAAGACTACGGGCGTGACCTGCAGGCGTTTTTACTGCGTGCGTTGCGGGAAGAAGCGCTGGAGACGGCGCTCGGCGAACTGGTGGCGGTGCCCGCCTGATGGCCGAAAGGTCAGCGTAATGGTTGGGGCCATGCTCGACCCGATATAAGTTTGAATGAGGTGATAGGGGGCTGCATGCAGCCCCTTTTAGTTTGAACCGTTTAACGTGCCAACAACGCCGCCACTTCCCGCGCATTTTTGCAGGGGATTAACAGCGTTGGCGGCAGTTGGGTGTCAAAGGCCTGGTTAAGCTGCGCCGCCACCTGGCGAATGTGTGGCAGCTTCAACCCCATGCTGATAAAGGCCGTTTCTTCTCCCCATTCCGGGCGCGGCGTTGCGCCGATAGCCTGCAAATAGATCGACAGGATCTTGCCGCTGTGCGCCGGTGGCGCGCTCGGCAGCGGTGCCGCACAGGCATTCAGGCCCGGAGTGGCACGATCGGCGCTGAAGGCTGCGCGGATGCGGTGACGGTCGGTCTTGCCGTTACCCGACAGCGGCAGCAACTCGGTATGAATAAAGCGTGTCGGGATATGGGTACAAGGAAGGTAGCCGGTCGAAAAAGCGCGGATCGCCGCCAGCGACAGCGGTTTGCCGTCGTGGGTGAGGTACATCGCCCCGAGCGTCGCTTCGCCATTGTCACCGCCAGGGTAATCCACTACCACGATATCGACAATAGCCTCGTGTCCGCGCAACACATCTTCAATTTCCGGCAGCGAAACGCGCACGCCACGGATTTTCACGTAGCCGTTCACCCGGCTGGCGAACAGGATATTGCCGTCCGGACGATAGTACCCCTGATCGCCGGTACGGAAGGCCCGCAGCGGTTGCCCGTCGGGCCCCTCCAGCGTAACGAAATCATGTTGTTTTAAATCACCGTCCTCCAGATACCCCAGCGCCAGATTCACCCCGGAGGTGTGGATGCGGCCGACCACGCCGGTCGGGCAGTGGGTACCGTCGTCATGGCAGATAAAGTATTGGTTAGCCGGCAGCGGCTGACCATAAGGCACGGTGCCGGTGTCCTGCGGCGCTAGCGGGTGCCAGATGCTCCAGATGGTGGTTTCGGTCGGGCCACCGAGTGAGAACAGGCTGATGTCCGGACGCAGGCCGCGCAATTGCTGTACCGTCGCCGGTTTGATGTAATCGCCCCCCTGAGCCACCAGTCGCAGCGAACGCAGGCTGTCGTCGGTTTTACAGGTAAGCAGCATTTCCAGAATGGCGGGGACCGAACACCACAGGCTGACGCCATGGCGCTCAACCAACTGGTTCCAACTGATGGCGTCCTTTTCCTGATGTGGTGCCGGTAACACCAGCGTGGCACCGGCGCTGAGCGAGCCGAACAGATCAAACATCGACATATCGTGGTGCGGCGGCGTGACCGAAATCATCACGTCGTCGGCGGTGACCGCCCAGCGCTGCAGGGTCTGGCCGATAACGTTGGCGGTGGCGCGGTTATTGAGCACCACGCATTTCGGTTTGCCGGTGGTACCGGAGGTATACAGATAATAACTGGCTTCGGTGCTGACGCTGCGCTCGGTCAGCGTCTGGCTGTCCGGCAGCTTGGCGGCGCCCGCCGTCGGGTCAAGCAGTTCCACTGGCGTAACCCCGAACGAGGTGTCCAGCTCACCCTTGTGTACCACCAGATCCGGCCGGCAGTTGGTCAGCAGATAGGCGGTACGTTCCGGCGGTGAGTTGATGTCGATCGGCACCCAGATAATGCCCAACAGCGCACAGGCGAGTGAAATGGTTACATGCTCCGGGCTGCGCGCCAGATACAAGGCCAGCACGCTGCCTGGCTTCAGGCCACGCTGTTGCAGATTTGCCATCACTGCGCTAACCCGTTGGCCCAATTCCGGGTACGTCAGGCTTAGTTGGTCGCAGATTAACGCGGGGCGCGGCTGCGGATCGTTAAACAACCTGTCGGCCAACTGC encodes the following:
- a CDS encoding condensation domain-containing protein; translated protein: MSETVLATEWLPLTPAQLDFWDEFTLHPGQPFSTVAHVTELRGAVDEEALCRAITQTMAETQAFALRFRGGTGESLPQQRYDPQAIPQLNRLDLQAQPDPYQTAMRLMQADVDQPLDLCSQPVAAVWLIRLGPSRFIWYMRAHHIVIDGFGMALVEHRCAALYAHFLDDSAAGHALGEIRAFQHHELAYAASERCAKDRYFWQRYLPPSQTLPTVRKGGREYGVKSLSTSTPLPEEIPQRLRWLSERSGIGWPDLLLSLSAAWLFFTLPPLPHDKGDSRTMWMPVMNRRSSQATNTPALAVNTLPLLVSLRAEETLGHFLSGMAKMLRELRSHAGYRLRHIAADRGVTPASRLFISPFINVQPFDPAGFSGCTCTRRVLAGGSGDGANLTFRGRTDAGDLHLDIDVYVQQFACDGIEDYGRDLQAFLLRALREEALETALGELVAVPA
- the bhsA gene encoding multiple stress resistance protein BhsA translates to MKAIKYVMAAFILAVVSTSSFAANSVSSEQGLTKLGVVSASGALTLSGLEKQLAKKADQAGASSYRIISASGGNKLHGVAVIYQ
- a CDS encoding ABC transporter substrate-binding protein; translation: MRLKQSTAGLLLAGTGLLTTGNALAATDTLVYCTVASPESFNPQLSSSGTTFIATSQVLYNRLLTLRESDKTPAPSLATEWTISPDGKTYTFTLRKGVKFNSNKYFTPTRDFNAEDVVFTVMRQKDPNHPYHKVSGGNYEYFTDTGLDKLITKVEAVDNDHVRFTLSQPNAAFLADWTMDFASILSAEYADAMLKKGTPEYVDNWPIGTGPFALQQYKQDSLIRYIANPHYWQGEVASKHLIFSITPNPETRLAKLKTNECQIIPAPLAEQFDAIKSDKNLQLHNIDGLNVGYLAFNTQKKPFDNVLVRQALSYAVDKKAIVAAVFKDSGTPAYSILPPGMLGYNDKLPEYAYNPEKARELLKQAGLEKGFETDIWSMPVARPYNPNSRRIAQMIQNDWAKVGVKAKIVTWEWGQYLAGLRKGEQQSALYGWMSDNGDPDNFATLLNCAGVQTGANAARWCDSSYDKLIQQAIKVSVPAERAKLYQQAQVIFAQQAPLLPLANGKVFYATRSNVSGYVVDVNGSDFAKAKIN
- the cybB gene encoding cytochrome b561; this encodes MPMQIRLHWLVAILLVVTCTTIELRGLAVPGTPVWYVLVVTHFSCGVTVFVLMIARLFLRWRHTSPAIEPKPAKWQTGVAHLVHSLIYLLLLTLPILGVYSRYLGGKEWFLFGLPMPFAEIADRPQARTIIGWHKTLAAFGYWLIGLHAAAALFHHYIVKDNALVRMLPWLNRR
- a CDS encoding amino acid adenylation domain-containing protein, with product MADRLFNDPQPRPALICDQLSLTYPELGQRVSAVMANLQQRGLKPGSVLALYLARSPEHVTISLACALLGIIWVPIDINSPPERTAYLLTNCRPDLVVHKGELDTSFGVTPVELLDPTAGAAKLPDSQTLTERSVSTEASYYLYTSGTTGKPKCVVLNNRATANVIGQTLQRWAVTADDVMISVTPPHHDMSMFDLFGSLSAGATLVLPAPHQEKDAISWNQLVERHGVSLWCSVPAILEMLLTCKTDDSLRSLRLVAQGGDYIKPATVQQLRGLRPDISLFSLGGPTETTIWSIWHPLAPQDTGTVPYGQPLPANQYFICHDDGTHCPTGVVGRIHTSGVNLALGYLEDGDLKQHDFVTLEGPDGQPLRAFRTGDQGYYRPDGNILFASRVNGYVKIRGVRVSLPEIEDVLRGHEAIVDIVVVDYPGGDNGEATLGAMYLTHDGKPLSLAAIRAFSTGYLPCTHIPTRFIHTELLPLSGNGKTDRHRIRAAFSADRATPGLNACAAPLPSAPPAHSGKILSIYLQAIGATPRPEWGEETAFISMGLKLPHIRQVAAQLNQAFDTQLPPTLLIPCKNAREVAALLAR
- a CDS encoding helix-turn-helix domain-containing protein, encoding MEKGITQANLTEALGRPQSFIAKVENGERKLDVVEFAVITRLLGVDAGAVIERIGGRFHSL